The following coding sequences are from one Culex quinquefasciatus strain JHB chromosome 1, VPISU_Cqui_1.0_pri_paternal, whole genome shotgun sequence window:
- the LOC119765451 gene encoding E3 ubiquitin-protein ligase CCNB1IP1-like produces the protein MSSTVARDRLVCNSSGCYQQIECTAWITLCSHVFCPEHGRELRQRLTVNPGSPCPACGSIFRDGQSLLERKLDHPVQVRALQLCGYNPEVIMEIASVAIAFWNHQKLQVCANLTRKNDFYKESALVARKERDDAEEQLRRVKAQLGQVQAENHELKEKMVATKRNRSRDSSERDHRKVGIEKQRRQEDDFLL, from the exons atgtCATCCACCGTCGCGCGGGACCGTTTGGTGTGCAACTCAAGTGGCTGCTACCAACAGATCGAGTGCACCGCCTGGATCACCCTGTGCTCGCACGTGTTCTGCCCGGAACATGGCCGCGAGCTGAGGCAACGCCTCACGGTGAACCCCGGATCGCCGTGTCCGGCCTGTGGAAGCATCTTCCGGGACGGCCAGTCTCTGCTCGAGCGCAAACTGGACCATCCGGTGCAGGTTCGGGCG TTGCAGCTGTGCGGGTACAACCCGGAAGTGATCATGGAGATCGCCTCCGTCGCAATCGCCTTCTGGAACCACCAGAAGCTGCAGGTTTGTGCCAACCTGACGCGGAAGAACGACTTCTACAAGGAGTCGGCACTGGTGGCGCGGAAGGAACGTGACGACGCCGAGGAGCAGCTGCGACGGGTCAAGGCCCAGTTGGGGCAAGTCCAGGCGGAAAACCACGAGCTGAAGGAGAAAATGGTGGCCACAAAGCGGAACAGGAGTCGGGACAGCAGCGAACGGGACCACAGGAAAGTGGGAATTGAGAAGCAGCGCAGGCAGGAGGATGATTTTTTGCTGTAG